In one window of Streptomyces sp. NBC_01224 DNA:
- a CDS encoding LysR family transcriptional regulator → MQFQQLTYFVAVAETRHFTRAAEEVHVSQPSLSQQIRALENELGAELFSRARGNITLTDAGEALLPLARRILADADTARHEVQELAQLRRGRVRLGATPSLCTGLLPDVLRAFHDRHPGIQLLLEEGGSLDLVRELARGALDLALIVLPLPAASPALTTVELLQEDLVVVSSAQAPRPGRGGSVRIADLQGESLVMFRHGYDLRELTVAACRAEGFEPSFTVEGGEMDAVLGFVRAGLGIAVVPSMVAVRAGHDLRTTPLARPGLRRTIALAHRSDVAPPRAARELQKVVLAAGRA, encoded by the coding sequence ATGCAATTCCAGCAGCTGACGTACTTCGTGGCCGTGGCCGAGACCCGTCACTTCACCCGCGCCGCTGAAGAGGTGCACGTTTCACAGCCCTCGCTCTCCCAGCAGATCAGAGCGCTGGAGAACGAGCTGGGGGCGGAGCTGTTCAGCAGGGCCCGCGGCAACATCACCCTGACCGATGCGGGCGAGGCCCTGCTGCCGCTCGCCCGGCGCATCCTCGCCGACGCCGACACCGCACGCCACGAGGTGCAGGAGCTGGCTCAGCTGCGCCGGGGCCGGGTCCGGCTGGGCGCCACGCCCAGTCTCTGTACGGGCCTGCTCCCCGACGTACTGCGCGCCTTTCACGACCGGCATCCGGGAATCCAGCTGCTGCTGGAGGAGGGCGGCTCGCTCGACCTCGTGCGGGAGCTGGCGCGCGGAGCACTCGATCTGGCCCTGATCGTGCTGCCGCTGCCCGCGGCGTCCCCCGCGCTCACCACGGTCGAGCTGCTCCAGGAGGATCTGGTCGTGGTGTCGTCGGCACAGGCGCCGCGGCCCGGCCGGGGCGGGAGCGTGAGGATCGCCGACCTCCAGGGGGAATCCCTGGTGATGTTCCGGCACGGCTACGACCTGCGCGAGCTGACGGTCGCCGCCTGCCGCGCGGAGGGCTTCGAGCCGTCGTTCACGGTGGAGGGCGGGGAGATGGACGCGGTGCTCGGCTTCGTCCGGGCGGGACTCGGGATCGCTGTGGTGCCCAGCATGGTCGCCGTCCGGGCCGGCCACGACCTGCGGACCACACCGCTGGCCCGCCCGGGCCTGCGGCGCACGATCGCGCTCGCGCACCGCAGCGATGTGGCCCCACCGCGCGCGGCGCGCGAGCTGCAGAAGGTGGTACTCGCAGCCGGCCGGGCCTGA
- a CDS encoding bestrophin-like domain has product MSEWLVLTLAMVAVSAVVLTIAVLNNRRIGDDDDPSETPDVIEYMTMMIGVVYAIVLGLAIAGVWEGRSAAQEYVRQEAQALHEVNVRSAVYPAEVRTRIRADVDAYVRHVVHDEWQSMTEHGSLTDDGALLLGKVRTDVTDYRPRNDHEGQAYQPLVDQVAAADDARSGRGQSAGATMPGVVWFGLITGALVTVGLIFTLQIRRTFRELLLAGLFSVLIAFLLFLIWDFDSPFGRGISATAAPFLDLFPGAAGG; this is encoded by the coding sequence ATGTCGGAATGGCTTGTTCTCACCCTCGCGATGGTCGCGGTGAGCGCCGTAGTCCTGACCATCGCCGTACTCAACAACCGCCGGATCGGGGACGATGACGACCCGTCCGAGACCCCTGACGTCATCGAGTACATGACGATGATGATCGGCGTGGTCTACGCGATCGTGCTGGGCCTCGCCATCGCGGGCGTCTGGGAGGGCCGCAGCGCCGCCCAGGAGTACGTGCGCCAGGAGGCCCAGGCGCTGCACGAGGTGAACGTCCGCTCCGCCGTCTACCCGGCCGAGGTGCGTACGCGCATCCGCGCCGATGTCGACGCCTACGTCCGCCACGTCGTCCACGACGAGTGGCAGTCGATGACCGAGCACGGCTCTCTCACCGACGACGGGGCCCTGCTCCTCGGCAAGGTGCGCACCGATGTCACCGACTACCGGCCGAGGAACGATCACGAGGGGCAGGCATATCAACCACTGGTCGATCAGGTCGCCGCAGCCGACGACGCGCGCAGCGGACGTGGGCAGAGTGCCGGTGCGACCATGCCGGGCGTGGTCTGGTTCGGCCTGATCACCGGGGCGCTGGTGACCGTCGGGCTGATCTTCACGCTGCAGATCCGCAGAACCTTCCGCGAACTGCTGCTGGCCGGCCTCTTCAGCGTCCTGATCGCCTTTCTCCTCTTCCTGATCTGGGACTTCGACTCCCCCTTCGGCCGGGGTATCTCGGCCACCGCGGCACCGTTCCTCGATCTGTTCCCCGGCGCGGCGGGCGGATAG
- a CDS encoding SAM-dependent methyltransferase has product MERPAWAPQGIDISVPSVSRMYDFYLGGSHNFEVDREAARKAMEFMPGLPKIMQANRAFMRRAVRYAVSQGITQFLDIGSGIPTFGNVHEVAQAADPEARVAYVDHDPVAVAHSRAVLEGNDRAVIAAADLRRPQEIVKSPAITELLDLDRPVALLLVAVLHFIEDSEDPHTSVAELREQLAPGSLIVITHASYEGIPLTREQAGGAVGVYNNIRNPLVMRSREEIARFFEGYEMVEPGLVSMPNWRPDTPHAVEHEDPFAFSGFAGVGRKA; this is encoded by the coding sequence ATGGAGCGTCCCGCCTGGGCACCGCAAGGCATAGACATTTCGGTGCCGAGCGTGTCTCGCATGTACGACTTCTATCTGGGCGGATCGCACAATTTCGAGGTGGACCGGGAAGCGGCTCGCAAGGCCATGGAGTTCATGCCGGGACTCCCCAAGATCATGCAGGCGAATCGCGCCTTTATGCGCAGGGCCGTGCGATATGCGGTGAGCCAGGGCATCACCCAGTTTCTGGACATCGGTTCCGGAATACCGACTTTCGGGAATGTGCACGAAGTCGCACAGGCGGCCGACCCCGAGGCCCGGGTGGCGTATGTCGATCACGACCCCGTTGCGGTCGCGCACAGCCGGGCCGTACTCGAAGGAAACGACCGGGCGGTGATCGCCGCCGCGGATCTGCGCCGCCCGCAGGAGATCGTGAAAAGCCCGGCGATCACCGAACTGCTCGACCTGGACCGACCGGTGGCTCTGCTGCTCGTCGCCGTACTCCACTTCATCGAGGACTCCGAGGACCCGCACACCTCGGTCGCCGAACTGCGCGAGCAACTCGCCCCCGGCAGCCTCATCGTCATCACCCACGCCTCGTACGAGGGGATTCCGCTCACCCGGGAGCAGGCGGGCGGCGCGGTCGGCGTCTACAACAACATCCGCAACCCGCTGGTCATGCGGTCGCGTGAAGAGATCGCCCGCTTCTTCGAGGGATACGAGATGGTCGAGCCCGGACTCGTGTCCATGCCGAACTGGCGCCCCGACACTCCCCACGCGGTGGAGCACGAGGACCCATTTGCCTTCTCGGGCTTCGCAGGGGTGGGACGCAAGGCGTGA
- a CDS encoding succinate dehydrogenase gives MALATRTDRRPSMTRTLWDSSVGKKTIMAVSGLIMLLYLVVHMIGNLKIFFGSGEFNHYAHWLRTMGEPFLHYEWALWIVRVVLVAAVVLHATSAYQLSRRDIKARPSKYVHKKPRASYATRTMRWGGIILALFIVWHILDLTTGTVHSGGFQSGHPYQNVIDTFSTWYGNTIYIVAMLALGLHVQHGFWSAAQTLGAGNATRDRALKTIANVLALVLTVGFISVPVAVMTGVVS, from the coding sequence ATGGCATTGGCAACACGGACGGACCGACGGCCGTCCATGACGCGTACGCTCTGGGACTCGTCCGTCGGCAAGAAGACGATCATGGCCGTGAGTGGCCTGATCATGCTCCTCTACTTGGTTGTCCATATGATCGGCAACCTGAAGATCTTCTTCGGGTCCGGTGAGTTCAACCATTACGCGCACTGGCTGCGGACCATGGGCGAGCCCTTCCTGCACTACGAGTGGGCCCTGTGGATCGTCCGCGTCGTGCTCGTCGCCGCCGTCGTGCTGCACGCCACCTCCGCATACCAGCTGAGCCGGCGCGACATCAAGGCACGGCCCAGCAAGTACGTCCACAAGAAGCCCAGGGCGAGCTATGCCACGCGGACCATGCGCTGGGGCGGGATCATCCTCGCCCTGTTCATCGTCTGGCACATTCTCGACCTGACGACGGGCACCGTGCACTCCGGCGGATTCCAGTCCGGGCACCCGTACCAGAACGTCATCGACACCTTCTCCACCTGGTACGGCAACACCATCTACATCGTCGCCATGCTCGCCCTCGGACTCCACGTCCAGCACGGCTTCTGGAGCGCCGCCCAGACCCTCGGCGCGGGAAACGCGACCCGCGACCGAGCCCTCAAGACCATCGCCAACGTCCTCGCACTGGTGCTGACGGTGGGCTTCATCTCCGTACCCGTCGCCGTCATGACCGGAGTCGTGAGCTGA
- a CDS encoding putative bifunctional diguanylate cyclase/phosphodiesterase — MSIPAQSSGAPDTEPDGPEDRLRRFATIWSRATFPATATSMTRTEFEQHLLPLARGLSDILHARPFDATPASDVGVALVAAHCTDPDALSSTLGVIDSYLVLYCGSNGATALSTEDSRARCARIQHALAGGFTHALRERTLAEQEAIARSALTARSDAEQALHATEARFRAVFKDAAIGIGIADLDGNVLEVNDTLTRMFGGLEHHVRSHKLNEWVHPEDSPQVWKYYNELVRGEREHYRVEKPYYRNDGTVLWTNLTVSLLRDSEGRPEYQLALMEDTTERRLLNLRLRYEATHDALTGLPNRTLFFERLEKALSADDSSRFGLCYLDLDGFKAINDSLGHASGDRLLVEVADRLQSCATAPGEMVARLGGDEFVALTTGPDTRTEVDELACRILGVLGTPIRLEGRELTVRGSIGVVEGPAGERSAAEVLRSADITMYRAKSAGGNRFELADAEADARAITRHGLTTALPAALERGEFFIEYQPLVHLGDGTVHGAEALVRWCHPQHGVLGPDRFIPLAEDTGLIVPLGRWVLEESVRQAHFWQERHSDGGPLRINVNLSPTQLHHPRLVAETVDVLERSGLEPGALCLEVTESALIGADDDLLKPLRQLAEMGVDIALDDFGTGYSNLANLRRLPVSVLKLDRSFTQGMQQHPADPVDLKIVEGIVSLAHSLDLAVTVEGVETGAQAEQLRELGCDTAQGWYYARPGAPDRIHSLLLADAV, encoded by the coding sequence GTGAGCATTCCCGCCCAGTCGTCCGGAGCGCCCGACACGGAGCCCGACGGGCCCGAGGACCGGCTCCGGAGATTCGCCACGATCTGGAGCCGGGCCACCTTCCCGGCGACAGCCACCTCCATGACGCGCACGGAGTTCGAACAGCATCTGCTGCCGCTGGCCCGCGGGCTCAGCGACATCCTGCACGCGCGGCCCTTCGACGCGACGCCCGCGAGCGACGTGGGCGTCGCCCTTGTGGCCGCGCACTGCACGGACCCGGACGCACTCAGCAGCACGCTCGGCGTCATCGACTCCTACCTCGTGCTCTACTGCGGAAGCAACGGCGCGACGGCGCTGTCGACCGAGGACAGCAGAGCCCGCTGCGCCCGGATACAGCATGCCCTCGCCGGCGGCTTCACCCATGCGCTGCGCGAGCGGACCCTCGCCGAACAGGAGGCCATCGCCCGCTCGGCGCTCACCGCCCGCTCGGACGCCGAGCAGGCTCTGCACGCCACCGAGGCACGCTTTCGCGCCGTCTTCAAGGACGCGGCCATCGGCATCGGGATCGCCGACCTGGACGGCAATGTGCTGGAGGTCAACGACACGCTCACCCGGATGTTCGGCGGGCTCGAACACCATGTGCGCAGCCACAAGCTCAACGAGTGGGTCCACCCCGAGGACTCGCCGCAGGTATGGAAGTACTACAACGAGCTGGTACGTGGCGAACGCGAGCACTACCGGGTCGAGAAGCCGTACTACCGCAATGACGGCACCGTGCTGTGGACCAATCTGACGGTGTCACTGCTGCGCGACTCCGAGGGCAGGCCGGAGTATCAGCTGGCGTTGATGGAGGACACCACGGAGCGTCGGCTGCTCAACCTGCGGCTGCGGTACGAGGCCACGCATGACGCGCTCACCGGCCTGCCCAACCGGACGCTGTTCTTCGAACGGCTGGAGAAGGCGCTCTCCGCCGACGACAGCAGCCGCTTCGGCCTGTGCTACCTGGACCTCGACGGCTTCAAGGCGATCAACGACAGCCTCGGCCACGCGTCGGGGGACCGGCTGCTGGTCGAGGTGGCCGACCGGCTGCAGAGCTGTGCGACCGCGCCCGGCGAGATGGTGGCTCGGCTCGGCGGCGACGAGTTCGTGGCCCTGACCACCGGCCCCGACACCCGGACGGAGGTCGACGAGCTGGCCTGCCGCATCCTCGGCGTGCTCGGAACCCCGATCCGGCTGGAGGGCCGTGAGCTGACCGTACGCGGCTCCATCGGGGTCGTCGAAGGGCCGGCCGGTGAACGCAGCGCCGCCGAGGTACTGCGCAGCGCCGACATCACGATGTACCGGGCCAAGTCGGCGGGCGGCAACCGCTTCGAGCTCGCCGACGCCGAGGCGGATGCCCGTGCCATCACCCGGCACGGGCTGACCACCGCGCTGCCCGCCGCCCTGGAGCGCGGTGAGTTCTTCATCGAGTACCAGCCCCTCGTACACCTCGGCGACGGCACGGTGCACGGCGCGGAGGCACTGGTGCGCTGGTGCCACCCGCAGCACGGGGTGCTCGGTCCCGACCGGTTCATCCCGCTCGCCGAGGACACCGGGCTGATCGTGCCGCTCGGCCGCTGGGTGCTGGAGGAGTCCGTGCGGCAGGCCCACTTCTGGCAGGAGCGGCACAGCGACGGCGGTCCGCTGCGGATAAACGTCAACCTCTCGCCGACCCAGTTGCACCATCCGCGGCTGGTCGCCGAGACGGTCGACGTGCTGGAGCGGTCGGGGCTCGAACCCGGGGCCCTGTGCCTGGAGGTCACCGAGTCCGCGCTCATCGGAGCGGACGACGATCTGCTGAAGCCACTGCGGCAACTGGCGGAAATGGGCGTCGACATAGCACTCGACGACTTCGGCACCGGGTACTCGAACCTGGCGAACCTGCGCAGGCTTCCGGTGAGCGTCCTCAAGCTGGACCGTTCCTTCACGCAGGGCATGCAGCAGCATCCGGCGGATCCGGTCGATCTGAAGATCGTCGAGGGAATCGTCTCGCTGGCCCACAGCCTGGACCTCGCGGTCACGGTGGAGGGTGTGGAGACCGGGGCCCAGGCGGAGCAGCTGCGGGAGCTGGGGTGCGACACGGCCCAGGGGTGGTACTACGCCCGCCCCGGTGCGCCCGACCGGATCCACTCACTGCTGCTGGCCGACGCGGTGTGA
- a CDS encoding universal stress protein gives MTDQQPHQFERGTDGPRVIVAGLDGSDSSMHAAAYAAGLARRQGAMLALVYVQPVLPAGAALGAPVADTTGEVAEELVNEIREATERMKDIWDVRWEFHTFRGDPYNGLVTAADELKADAVVVGASESAGHRFIGSVAIRLVKAGRWPVTVVP, from the coding sequence GTGACAGACCAACAGCCCCACCAGTTCGAACGTGGCACAGACGGCCCGAGAGTGATCGTCGCAGGCCTCGACGGGTCCGATTCCTCCATGCATGCCGCGGCGTACGCGGCGGGGCTCGCCCGTCGTCAGGGGGCCATGCTCGCCCTCGTCTATGTCCAGCCCGTGCTGCCCGCGGGGGCCGCGCTCGGCGCACCGGTCGCCGATACGACCGGAGAGGTCGCGGAGGAGCTGGTGAACGAGATCCGGGAGGCGACGGAACGGATGAAGGACATATGGGATGTGCGCTGGGAGTTCCACACCTTCCGCGGTGATCCCTACAACGGGCTCGTCACAGCGGCGGACGAGCTGAAGGCCGATGCCGTCGTGGTGGGAGCGTCGGAGTCGGCCGGGCACCGGTTCATCGGATCGGTGGCGATCCGGCTGGTGAAGGCGGGCCGTTGGCCCGTCACGGTGGTGCCGTAA
- a CDS encoding fumarate reductase/succinate dehydrogenase flavoprotein subunit — MTDYSHYETGAPVVDTKSPEGPVAERWDTRRFQAKLVNPANRRKHTVIVVGTGLAGGSAGATLAEQGYHVVQFCFQDSPRRAHSVAAQGGINAAKNYRNDGDSIHRLFYDTVKGGDFRARESNVHRLAQISVEIIDQCVAQGVPFAREYGGLLDNRSFGGVQVSRTFYARGQTGQQLLLGAYQALSRQIAAGNVELHARTEMLDLIIVDGKARGIVARDLVTGKIDTYFADAVVLASGGYGNVFYLSTNAMNSNATAIWRAHRRGAYFANPCFTQIHPTCIPRTGDHQSKLTLMSESLRNDGRIWVPKAKGDNRPANEIPEDERDYYLERIYPAFGNLVPRDIASRAAKNVCDEGRGVGPGGQGVYLDFAEAIQRMGRAKVEEKYGNLFDMYARITAENPYETPMRIYPAVHYTMGGLWVDYDLQTTIPGLFAIGEANFSDHGANRLGASALMQGLADGYFVLPSTINDYLARNPHHDEVDASHPAVEEVVADTEDRLNLLLSVDGDRTPDSFHREIGELMWEYCGMARTEEGLRKALDRIPQIRDEFWRRIKVPGAGDEFNQSLEKANRIVDYLELAELMCLDALHRAESCGGHFREESQTPDGEAARRDEEFSYAAAWEFSGTGEAPVLHKEDLVFEYVHPTQRSYA; from the coding sequence ATGACCGACTATTCGCACTACGAGACGGGCGCACCCGTCGTCGACACCAAGTCGCCCGAAGGCCCCGTCGCCGAACGCTGGGACACCCGCCGTTTCCAGGCGAAGCTGGTCAACCCCGCCAACCGCCGCAAGCACACCGTCATCGTCGTCGGCACCGGCCTCGCCGGCGGCTCGGCCGGGGCGACGCTGGCCGAACAGGGCTACCACGTCGTCCAGTTCTGCTTCCAGGACTCGCCCCGCCGCGCCCACTCCGTCGCCGCCCAGGGCGGCATCAACGCCGCGAAGAACTACCGCAACGACGGCGACTCGATCCACCGGCTCTTCTACGACACGGTCAAGGGCGGCGACTTCCGCGCCCGCGAGTCCAATGTCCACCGGCTCGCCCAGATCTCCGTGGAGATCATCGACCAGTGCGTCGCCCAGGGCGTCCCCTTCGCCCGCGAGTACGGCGGCCTCCTGGACAACCGCTCCTTCGGCGGCGTACAGGTCTCCCGTACCTTCTACGCCCGCGGCCAGACAGGACAGCAACTCCTCCTCGGCGCCTACCAGGCGCTGTCCCGGCAGATCGCGGCCGGCAACGTCGAACTGCACGCCCGCACCGAGATGCTCGACCTGATCATCGTCGACGGCAAGGCCCGCGGCATCGTCGCCCGCGACCTGGTCACCGGGAAGATCGACACCTACTTCGCCGACGCGGTCGTGCTGGCCAGCGGCGGCTACGGCAACGTCTTCTACCTGTCGACGAACGCCATGAACTCCAACGCCACCGCCATCTGGCGCGCCCACCGCCGCGGCGCGTACTTCGCCAACCCGTGCTTCACCCAGATCCACCCCACCTGCATCCCGCGCACCGGCGACCACCAGTCCAAGCTGACGCTGATGAGCGAGTCGCTGCGCAACGACGGCCGGATCTGGGTGCCGAAGGCCAAGGGCGACAACCGCCCCGCGAACGAGATCCCCGAGGACGAGCGCGACTACTACCTGGAGCGCATCTACCCGGCCTTCGGCAACCTCGTGCCGCGTGACATCGCCTCGCGCGCCGCGAAGAACGTCTGCGACGAGGGCCGCGGTGTCGGCCCCGGCGGACAGGGCGTCTACCTCGACTTCGCCGAAGCCATCCAGCGGATGGGCAGGGCCAAGGTCGAGGAGAAGTACGGCAACCTCTTCGACATGTACGCGCGGATCACCGCGGAGAACCCGTACGAGACCCCGATGCGCATCTACCCGGCCGTGCACTACACGATGGGCGGACTCTGGGTCGACTACGACCTCCAGACCACCATCCCCGGCCTCTTCGCCATCGGCGAAGCCAACTTCTCCGACCACGGCGCCAACCGGCTCGGCGCCTCGGCGCTGATGCAGGGCCTCGCCGACGGCTACTTCGTCCTGCCGTCGACCATCAATGACTACCTGGCCCGCAACCCGCACCACGACGAGGTCGACGCCTCGCACCCGGCCGTCGAAGAGGTCGTGGCGGACACCGAGGACCGGCTGAACCTGCTGCTCTCCGTCGACGGCGACCGCACCCCCGACTCCTTCCACCGCGAGATCGGTGAACTCATGTGGGAGTACTGCGGCATGGCCCGCACCGAGGAGGGGCTGCGCAAGGCCCTCGACCGGATCCCGCAGATCCGCGACGAGTTCTGGCGCCGCATCAAGGTTCCCGGCGCCGGCGACGAGTTCAACCAGTCGCTGGAGAAGGCCAACCGCATCGTCGACTACCTGGAGCTCGCCGAGCTCATGTGCCTCGACGCCCTGCACCGCGCCGAGTCCTGCGGAGGCCACTTCCGCGAGGAGTCACAGACCCCCGACGGCGAAGCCGCCCGCCGGGACGAGGAATTCTCCTACGCCGCCGCCTGGGAGTTCTCCGGCACCGGCGAGGCACCCGTTCTGCACAAGGAAGACCTCGTCTTCGAGTACGTCCACCCCACTCAGCGGAGCTACGCATGA